One part of the Vanessa cardui chromosome 2, ilVanCard2.1, whole genome shotgun sequence genome encodes these proteins:
- the LOC124541447 gene encoding golgin subfamily A member 4, with translation MFKKFKDKLAEEVKSSPQRIQQFAQAAQAAVTSASSSISDITNNDLFSIGDNDTMNKNKVSTYNQPSNFQEVPLVQPGNSQQNIESDFQFKQEMHQENQRQRRLSNSSFASDISFRLPSYESPSMYHLQSDMEVSASEAEEKGFSGGTVNLDRVTKEQLYAAYRRTQDRCTKYKTQYADLARHYKLLERENAKARNVLVETQDKALRRVSELREQCSLEQGAKAHLEKALRLEIEEKNIKIETLNTKLSLLQNSNMVESVESTENKLQVTNNKNDNDAPLINLVTDDLNNDQKPSEETGVAETTALNNKIEKLEQLLNKYKESLKSTKEKNAQLTTELQIVSSDLENKVRENEQLKAATLSLTEARQKIHELNESIEELQNKNNSIEFLKNKEISIVEINLKNAQEEIEKLHEKVEILSKREEEYAISLAENKLSIHKELESKETEIKSLKDSLASSDNEIQSLNIIINDYKKNISQLEEERSKLKNDINELNVDKTKVGELKTELDALAQKYQHLEQTKNKADEEYNCLQLQMKQETAEKLAMIDRNAYLENRNTQLLEENTKKSTQISSLENDMQMLKTKVNLSDNQELQEDKKQTEEINMWKLKCSNLESEIQEERVELVKLQSEIEKLLLNHESIQTLNQQLNITVDELKAEIKSLNDKVLQGEQVKKSCVELRSNVITLQKHLNKTLNETKAFKQVMNEAHNIINENVIILNNTARNEITQCERVCEDLRLSNVSLQLNVQSISDQYKTLNNDYNQLQKDNDRLKSKLEKVQSENSVNLQKILDLQNQSEDYQKQLNNYMSGSQKLNEELKNYSMEKNTINDKLKTLKKENEELLSLLKENENEKEVSRNEFDNISQKYEDLLKKFNSLTVEHNELSTLKEDYQKQTNIIINLEKRIDDLNQENTSLKSLSETISKNLTDIESELKEVRKSHTQIEIEKDHLNSVISELEENIKKEKHAKNTQTDNFNEQEAKKSKDIIEQLKKDVELLKNTNDKLSEELKHNKSEIKKMEEIKIKHDERLLEVDALKDENKRLQSDIEGLQSYMTKVSKENSQLNDKLREVIATNDSFPEKNDVFIRNIETLQNEIQHGKDKIDDLVRENSLLAEENLELKDQIKLQSYPKTSTVTDNNCINNDDILHKYNNLTETKNRLEKKLFDLEQMNQSVTENMNHMQNNNEKLRLSNEKLERRLDEALVSLRHLHALQENTELEYLKNILYEYLTGSGTHSVTLAKVLSAVVKFDDKQTEMVLQKEKERQGLLHQLGII, from the exons ATGTTCaagaaatttaaagataaattagcTGAGGAAGTTAAGTCATCCCCTCAAAGGATACAACAATTTGCACAAGCTGCGCAG GCTGCAGTTACATCTGCTTCAAGCAGCATATCTGACATAACAAATAATGATTTGTTTTCCATAGGTGATAATG atactATGAATAAAAACAAGGTATCAACATATAATCAACCTAGCAACTTTCAAGAAGTGCCTCTTGTGCAGCCAGGAAACAGTCAACAAAATATCGAATCAGATTTTCAATTTAAGCAAGAG ATGCATCAGGAAAATCAGAGACAAAGACGACTATCCAACAGCTCATTTGCTAGTGATATATCATTCCGATTGCCGAGTTATGAGAGTCCATCAATGTATCATTTGCAG TCAGACATGGAGGTATCAGCCAGTGAAGCTGAAGAGAAAGGTTTTTCTGGAGGTACAGTTAACCTAGACAGAGTAACTAAAGAACAGTTGTATGCAGCATACCGCCGTACGCAAGATCGTTGTACTAAATACAAAACTCAGTATGCAGATCTTGCTCGTCATTACAAACTTTTGGAAAGAGAAAATGCAAAAGCaagg aaTGTCTTAGTAGAGACTCAGGATAAAGCCTTAAGAAGAGTATCTGAATTAAGAGAACAGTGTTCATTAGAACAGGGTGCTAAA gcaCACCTTGAAAAAGCACTGCGTTTAGAAATCGaggagaaaaatataaaaattgaaacacttaatacaaaattaagtcTTTTACAAAATAGTAATATGGTGGAGAGTGTTGAGTCAACCGAAAATAAGCTACAagttacaaataacaaaaatgataatGATGCACCTTTGATTAATTTAGTTACTGATGATTTGAATAATGACCAAAAACCCAGCGAAGAAACTGGAGTAGCAGAAACGACagccttaaataataaaattgaaaaattggAACAATTGTTAAATAAGTATAAGGAATCACTTAAATCTACTAAAGAAAAGAATGCGCAATTGACTACAGAATTACAAATAGTTTCTTCTGATCTTGAAAATAAAGTACGAGAAAATGAACAACTTAAAGCTGCGACTCTTTCACTAACCGAAGCGAGGCAAAAAATTCATGAACTGAATGAAAGTATAGaagaattacaaaataaaaataattctattgaattcttaaaaaataaagaaatatctattgttgaaataaatttaaaaaatgcacaAGAAGAAATTGAAAAGCTACACGAAAAAGttgaaatattaagtaaaagaGAAGAGGAGTATGCTATATCACTAGCTGAAAATAAACTAAGTATTCATAAAGAATTAGAAAGTAAGGaaactgaaataaaatcattaaaagatAGCTTAGCAAGTAGTGATAATGAAATTCagtcacttaatataataataaatgattataaaaagaaCATAAGTCAATTGGAAGAAGAGCGTTCTAAGTTGAAAAATGATATTAATGAACTAAATGTTGATAAAACTAAAGTTGGAGAGTTAAAAACTGAGTTAGATGCTCTAGCACAAAAATATCAACACCTTGAACAAACTAAAAATAAGGCTGATGAAGAGTACAATTGCTTACAACTACAAATGAAGCAAGAAACGGCTGAAAAACTCGCAATGATTGATAGAAATGCTTATTTAGAAAATAGAAATACACAATTACTTGAAGAAAATACGAAGAAAAGTACACAAATCAGTAGCTTAGAAAACGATATGCAAATGCTAAAAACAAAAGTCAATTTGTCAGACAATCAAGAATTACAAGAAGACAAGAAACAAacagaagaaataaatatgtggAAATTGAAATGTAGTAACTTAGAATCTGAGATTCAGGAAGAAAGAGTGGAACTTGTTAAATTACAATCAGAAATTGAAAAACTTCTATTAAACCATGAGTCTATTCAAACACTTAACCAACAGCTGAACATCACAGTAGATGAATTAAAAGCAGAAATAAAATCACTAAACGATAAGGTACTTCAAGGAGAACAAGTAAAGAAATCTTGTGTAGAGTTGAGATCTAATGTCATTACTttgcaaaaacatttaaataaaactttgaatGAAACCAAGGCATTTAAACAAGTTATGAATGAAGCACATAATATCATTAACGAAAATGtgatcatattaaataatacagcaAGAAATGAAATTACTCAGTGTGAAAGAGTATGTGAAGATTTACGTCTGTCTAACGTCTCTTTACAATTGAATGTTCAAAGTATATCTGATCAATACAAAACTCTCAACAATGATTATAATCAATTGCAAAAAGATAATGATAGATTGAAATCAAAATTAGAGAAAGTTCAATCTGAAAATAGTGTAAACTTACAAAAAATTCTAGATTTACAAAATCAAAGTGAAGATTATCAAAAGCAATTAAACAATTACATGAGTGGTTCTCAAAAATTGAACGAAGaacttaaaaattatagtatggaaaaaaatacaatcaatgaTAAACTTAAGACTTTAAAGAAAGAGAATGAAGAACTTCtaagtttattaaaagaaaatgaaaatgagaAAGAAGTATCAAGAAATGAATTTGATAATATATCTCAGAAGTATGAGGACCTCCTTAAAAAGTTTAACTCATTAACAGTAGAACACAATGAACTATCAACACTTAAAGAAGACTAtcagaaacaaacaaacatcatAATAAACTTAGAAAAACGAATTGATGATCTCAATCAAGAAAATACATCACTTAAAAGCTTATCTGAAACTATATCCAAGAACTTAACTGATATTGAATCAGAATTGAAAGAAGTTCGCAAATCTCATACTCAAATAGAAATTGAAAAAGACCACTTAAACTCCGTGATATCTGAActagaagaaaatataaaaaaagagaaacatgcaaaaaatacacaaacagATAATTTCAATGAACAAGAAGCGAAGAAGAGCAAAGATATCattgaacaattaaaaaaagatgtaGAACTCTTAAAGAACACTAATGACAAATTATCTGAAGaacttaaacataataaatcagAAATTAAGAAGATGGaggaaatcaaaataaaacatgatGAACGTCTTCTTGAGGTTGATGCACTAAAAGATGAGAATAAACGATTGCAGTCCGATATTGAAGGCCTCCAATCTTATATGACTAAAGTTTCTAAAGAAAACAGTCAACTTAATGACAAGTTACGGGAAGTCATTGCGACCAATGATAGTTTTCCCGAAAAAAATGATGTGTTTATTCGTAATATAGAAACTCTTCAAAATGAAATCCAACATGGAAAGGATAAAATAGATGATTTGGTTAGAGAGAACTCATTACTGGCAGAAGAGAATCTTGAATTAAAAGaccaaataaaattacagtCATATCCTAAAACAAGCACAGTTACAGAtaacaattgtataaataatgatgacattcttcataagtataataatttgacagaaacaaaaaatagattagaaaagaaattatttgatttagaaCAAATGAATCAATCAGTGACTGAGAATATGAATCATATGCAAAACAATAATGAGAAATTAAGATTATCTAATGAAAAATTAGAAAGAAGACTAGATGAGGCACTCGTTAGTTTAAGACATTTGCATGCACTTCAGGAAAATACTGAATTAGAATATTTGAAGAATATTCTTTATGAATATCTTACTGGTTCTGGTACACATTCCGTAACTCTAGCAAAAGTATTATCAGCTGTAGTCAAATTTGATGATAAACAAACAGAGATGGTACTACAAAAGGAAAAAGAAAGACAAGGCCTT ctgCATCAACTTGgcattatttga
- the LOC124540711 gene encoding U7 snRNA-associated Sm-like protein LSm10, which produces MMFIGTSREKFFYHNTLLCLVKSLQGQNITVDLRNDSYVCGHLTSVDGYMNLSMTKAVYCDSQENEFYFDNLFVQARNIRYVHIPETVSILGNIKNEFKKGNDKDPNKEDKPVKSRKAKKALQQHMKIVASLEK; this is translated from the exons atGATGTTTATTGGAACATCGcgagaaaagtttttttatcacAATACATTGTTATGTCTAGTCAAATCACTACAAGGTCAAAATATAACAGTTGATCTTCGAAATGATTCCTATGTTTGCGGTCACCTTACATCTGTGGACGG CTACATGAACCTCTCAATGACAAAAGCTGTGTATTGTGATTCTCaagaaaatgaattttattttgataatttatttgtgcAAGCACGAAACATAAGATATGTACACATACCTGAAACA GTCTCCATATTAggaaacataaaaaatgaatttaaaaaaggaaacgaTAAAGATCCAAATAAAGAAGACAAACCTGTTAAATCGAGAAAAGCAAAGAAAGCATTACAGCAGCATATGAAAATTGTAGCATCATTAGAGAAATAA
- the LOC124541454 gene encoding uncharacterized protein LOC124541454 isoform X1, whose protein sequence is MDNSEIIEIKDDKNSVDVECQEENLPEQPQRQFGPPKKFRNNYRNDRYNNAYGDYSGGYGPPGGGYGRNFRPPRNYGPRGYFPIPDGPPPFYQGPPGPPGPQGPPGNFMWGRGFGPGGPPIRRQPMDDKTIRYLLRCGVAKEYVRNLPRDLLQLMEPEFCGLCAQSFDSFAMSRIHYISKNHLKNQKKWLTQQSEIGFRRAKEIPLKARELYCELCDVHITSKTHSESHYAGKPHRAIVEGRKNPKNPFLLQQGMEDRVEQLIRREKKNLKPIEEDEAPEKDAKVIQPDLYCDICKTSVTCSEQMTMHLNGKKHLSKEKQHILKMMKGGNGTQSQEKQTEDTTVEENENAEEEGEESYDWGQGEEKWEETAENEWY, encoded by the exons ATGGATAATTCAGAAATTATTGAAATCAAAGATGACAAAAATAGTGTAGATGTAGAGTGTCAAGAGGAAAATTTACCGGAGCAACCACAAAGGCAATTTGGTCCTCCTAAAAAGTTCCGTAATAATTACAG GAATGATCGTTATAATAATGCTTACGGAGATTATAGCGGGGGCTACGGTCCACCTGGTGGTGGATACGGTCGTAACTTTAGGCCTCCACGTAATTACGGTCCGCGTGGTTATTTTCCAATTCCGGATGGTCCACCACCATTCTATCAAGGGCCACCAGGACCTCCAGGGCCACAGGGGCCTCCAGGAAATTTCATGTGGGGAAGAGGATTCGGTCCTGGAGGACCACCAATACGTAGACAACCAATGGATGATAAAACCATAAGATATCTTTTGC gctGCGGTGTTGCAAAGGAATACGTGAGGAATTTGCCACGTGACTTACTGCAACTGATGGAGCCGGAGTTCTGTGGGCTTTGCGCTCAAAGCTTTGACTCGTTTGCTATGT cTCGCATTCATTACAtttcaaaaaatcatttgaagAATCAGAAAAAATGGTTAACACAACAATCCGAGATAGGATTCCGTCGCGCCAAAGAG ATACCACTGAAAGCACGAGAGCTGTACTGTGAATTGTGTGACGTTCATATAACGTCGAAAACGCACTCTGAATCTCATTATGCTGGGAAACCACACAGGGC gatcGTTGAGGGACGCAAGAACCCCAAGAATCCATTTTTGCTTCAACAGGGAATGGAAGATCGCGT GGAACAACTTATTCGCCGCGAAAAGAAAAATCTAAAACCGATTGAAGAGGATGAAGCTCCAGAGAAAGATGCAAAAGTTATCCAACCCGATTTGTATTGCGATATATGCAAg acgTCAGTAACGTGCTCGGAACAAATGACGATGCACTTGAATGGAAAGAAACATCTCTCGAAGGAAAAGCAGCACATCTTGAAGATGATGAAGGGTGGCAATGGGACAC AATCACAGGAGAAACAGACTGAAGATACCACTGTGGAAG aaaacgaAAATGCTGAGGAAGAAGGCGAAGAGAGTTATGATTGGGGTCAAGGAGAAGAGAAGTGGGAAGAAACTGCTGAAAATGAATGGTATTGA
- the LOC124541492 gene encoding uncharacterized protein C9orf85 homolog, with product MSCSRGNTTRTRPQKHQNRTVFKNTLHDTSKKTKLLNNLEVTGVCERCKGIIEWKIKYKKYKPLTVPGKCVSCEQRNIKHAYHVMCNKCATEKKVCTKCCKPSELIVEKKSEDKVVDNEIKYQSILKNLSERKRRTFLRHLKKQESEGIEVTKLDIDAFVIEMGKKDFENDSDDDLNFSDLEI from the exons atgagcTGTTCTAGAGGAAATACGACCAGAACAAGACCACAAAAGCATCAAAATAGAACTGTATTTAAAAACACTTTACATGACACCAGTAAGAAaactaaacttttaaataatttagaagtgACTGGTGTGTGTGAACGTTGTAAAGGAATAATagaatggaaaataaaatacaagaagtACAAACCTCTAACAGTCCCAGGGAAATGCGTTTCATGTGAACAGAGAAATATTAAGCATGCTTACCATGTTATGTGTAATAAATGTGCAACTGAAAAAAAAGTTTGCACTAAATGCTGTAAGCCGTCAGAA ttgattgttgaaaaaaaaagtgaagATAAAGTTGTCGACAATGAGATTAAGTATCAGTCAATATTGAAAAATCTCTCTGAAAGAAAAAGAAGAACATTTTTGAG gcACTTAAAGAAACAAGAATCTGAAGGCATTGAAGTAACTAAATTGGATATAGATGCCTTTGTTATAGAAATGGGTAAAAAAGATTTTGAAAATGACTCAGATGACGATTTAAATTTCTCTGATTTAGAAATCTGA
- the LOC124541454 gene encoding uncharacterized protein LOC124541454 isoform X2, translating to MDNSEIIEIKDDKNSVDVECQEENLPEQPQRQFGPPKKFRNNYRNDRYNNAYGDYSGGYGPPGGGYGRNFRPPRNYGPRGYFPIPDGPPPFYQGPPGPPGPQGPPGNFMWGRGFGPGGPPIRRQPMDDKTIRYLLRCGVAKEYVRNLPRDLLQLMEPEFCGLCAQSFDSFAMSRIHYISKNHLKNQKKWLTQQSEIGFRRAKEIPLKARELYCELCDVHITSKTHSESHYAGKPHRAIVEGRKNPKNPFLLQQGMEDRVEQLIRREKKNLKPIEEDEAPEKDAKVIQPDLYCDICKTSVTCSEQMTMHLNGKKHLSKEKQHILKMMKGGNGTQSQEKQTEDTTVEENENAEEEGEESYDWGQGEEKWEETAENE from the exons ATGGATAATTCAGAAATTATTGAAATCAAAGATGACAAAAATAGTGTAGATGTAGAGTGTCAAGAGGAAAATTTACCGGAGCAACCACAAAGGCAATTTGGTCCTCCTAAAAAGTTCCGTAATAATTACAG GAATGATCGTTATAATAATGCTTACGGAGATTATAGCGGGGGCTACGGTCCACCTGGTGGTGGATACGGTCGTAACTTTAGGCCTCCACGTAATTACGGTCCGCGTGGTTATTTTCCAATTCCGGATGGTCCACCACCATTCTATCAAGGGCCACCAGGACCTCCAGGGCCACAGGGGCCTCCAGGAAATTTCATGTGGGGAAGAGGATTCGGTCCTGGAGGACCACCAATACGTAGACAACCAATGGATGATAAAACCATAAGATATCTTTTGC gctGCGGTGTTGCAAAGGAATACGTGAGGAATTTGCCACGTGACTTACTGCAACTGATGGAGCCGGAGTTCTGTGGGCTTTGCGCTCAAAGCTTTGACTCGTTTGCTATGT cTCGCATTCATTACAtttcaaaaaatcatttgaagAATCAGAAAAAATGGTTAACACAACAATCCGAGATAGGATTCCGTCGCGCCAAAGAG ATACCACTGAAAGCACGAGAGCTGTACTGTGAATTGTGTGACGTTCATATAACGTCGAAAACGCACTCTGAATCTCATTATGCTGGGAAACCACACAGGGC gatcGTTGAGGGACGCAAGAACCCCAAGAATCCATTTTTGCTTCAACAGGGAATGGAAGATCGCGT GGAACAACTTATTCGCCGCGAAAAGAAAAATCTAAAACCGATTGAAGAGGATGAAGCTCCAGAGAAAGATGCAAAAGTTATCCAACCCGATTTGTATTGCGATATATGCAAg acgTCAGTAACGTGCTCGGAACAAATGACGATGCACTTGAATGGAAAGAAACATCTCTCGAAGGAAAAGCAGCACATCTTGAAGATGATGAAGGGTGGCAATGGGACAC AATCACAGGAGAAACAGACTGAAGATACCACTGTGGAAG aaaacgaAAATGCTGAGGAAGAAGGCGAAGAGAGTTATGATTGGGGTCAAGGAGAAGAGAAGTGGGAAGAAACTGCTGAAAATGAATG A